A stretch of Cicer arietinum cultivar CDC Frontier isolate Library 1 chromosome 5, Cicar.CDCFrontier_v2.0, whole genome shotgun sequence DNA encodes these proteins:
- the LOC101515440 gene encoding uncharacterized protein, whose protein sequence is MPKKMGVNSKAEAARARKTAAETEKKERETRQKEDQYWREAESSKPRAAKKREEEADKKAEAAARRAEARRLAEEEEKELEKMMKKPDKKANRVSIPVPKVTEVELRKRREEEQALAQKKAEESKKRTAAEEEYERMVLVSNTNRDDSIIEASTLDEAIAQMSIDNNLPPDRHPERRLKASFKAFEEVELPKLKQDKPGLTYTQYKDMIWKLWKKSPDNPLNQIAAE, encoded by the exons ATGCCGAAAAAGATGGGGGTGAATTCCAAAGCGGAAGCGGCCAGGGCTCGCAAGACCGCCGCGGAAACGGAGAAAAAGGAGCGGGAGACTCGACAGAAGGAGGACCAGTACTGGCGAGAGGCGGAGAGTTCCAAACCACGCGCCGCAAAGAAAAGGGAGGAAGAGGCAGATAAGAAGGCGGAGGCGGCAGCACGACGAGCGGAGGCGCGTCGTTTGGCAGAGGAGGAAGAGAAGGAGCTGGAGAAGATGATGAAAAAGCCGGACAAGAAGGCGAACAGGGTGTCGATCCCTGTACCAAAGGTGACGGAGGTGGAGCTGAGGAAGCGGCGCGAGGAAGAGCAGGCTCTGGCTCAGAAGAAGGCTGAAGAATCCAAAAAGCGGACCGCTGCGGAGGAAGAGTACGAGAGAATGGTGCTTGTGTCGAATACGAATCGTGACGATTCGATAATAGAAGCTAGTACTCTTGACGAAGCGATCGCTCAGATGAGTATCGATAACAACTTACCACCCGACAGGCATCCCGAGAGGCGACTCAAGGCTTCCTTCAAG GCATTTGAAGAAGTTGAACTCCCTAAGTTGAAGCAAGATAAACCGGGTCTTACCTACACTCAATACAAAGATATGATTTGGAAGCTTTGGAAGAAATCTCCTGACAATCCTCTTAATCAA ATTGCTGCTGAGTGA
- the LOC101512317 gene encoding uncharacterized protein isoform X1, producing the protein MSLISQKARPKNETKREEDVKEKEVEDGKECDVEILEVKRRKTEKTIGRVKRQRFKSINKCTYSDSRHHDRATNKQNMNIQQNSNSSKNFDLISKLPQELMLAILSLVPLKCLLNSARHVSKPWATAIQACLRGKPPGIYIEIIHATEASYFLNIQDYVKGHSERIYLGLSWRFGEIVAISDGMFLLCDRFRLTYVVNPIIKCCFRIPPLPLSKLHAQFRSTIACVPRTGKFKVFLIDDQNVSGVNWYVFNVLRIGIDNTWKEIVRKEVKLLNYTGLLAWKPVHNGDNDIYWITEEGVIVMDVDKEIIIREYPLPPQPVDTFPLPVYLWTGDCLSFFMDEKDSRTYQIYTLDMDSGKWTLYHEIRPFHNAGICSHMLGFDFNIMATSMIFRFWINDQIIFMVMFVPKSISGPTGLATHVHFCYNIKTRQVAKIDFIPIGDFKAWLHTPTLTRC; encoded by the exons ATGAGTTTAATATCACAGAAAGCTCGTCCTAAAAATGAGACCAAAAGGGAGGAGGACGTTAAAGAAAAAGAG GTCGAAGACGGTAAAGAGTGTGATGTTGAAATCTTGGAAGTGAAAAGGAGGAAGACGGAAAAGACAATTGGTCGAGTTAAAAGGCAGAGatttaaatctataaataagTGCACTTACTCTGACTCACGTCATCATGACCGTGCAACAAACAAGCAGAATATGAATATTCAGCAAAACTCAAATAGTAGTAAGAATTTTGATCTGATTTCAAAGCTTCCTCAAGAGTTGATGCTTGCTATCCTTAGTTTGGTTCCTCTTAAGTGTCTGCTTAACTCTGCAAGGCACGTTTCCAAACCTTGGGCTACTGCTATTCAAGCCTGCCTACGTGGTAAACCACCTGgtatttatattgaaattataCATGCAACAGAGGCTTCTTATTTCTTGAATATTCAAGACTATGTCAAGGGACATTCTGAAAGGATTTATTTGGGACTCTCTTGGAGATTTGGAGAGATAGTCGCCATTTCTGATGGCATGTTTCTGCTTTGTGATCGTTTTAGACTTACTTACGTCGTAAACCCCATCATTAAGTGCTGCTTTAGAATTCCTCCTTTACCCCTTTCAAAACTACACGCTCAATTCCGATCTACTATAGCATGTGTTCCCCGCACTGGCAAGTTCAAG GTGTTCTTAATAGATGACCAAAATGTTTCAGGGGTCAATTGGTATGTTTTCAACGTCCTAAGAATTGGAATTGACAACACATGGAAAGAGATAGTTAGAAAAGAAGTTAAGTTGTTGAATTACACGGGTCTTTTAGCATGGAAACCAGTTCATAATGGAGACAATGATATTTATTGGATAACAGAGGAAGGAGTGATTGTGATGGATGTTGACAAGGAAATTATTATAAGAGAATATCCACTCCCCCCTCAACCAGTGGATACTTTTCCACTTCCAGTTTATTTATGGACGGGAGATTGTCTTTCTTTCTTTATGGATGAAAAAGACAGTAGAACATATCAAATCTATACTTTGGATATGGATTCAGGAAAATGGACTCTTTATCATGAGATTAGACCTTTTCATAATGCGGGTATTTGCAGCCATATGCTTggttttgattttaatataatggCAACGTCTATGATTTTTCGGTTTTGGATCAACGACCAAATTATCTTTATGGTAATGTTTGTTCCAAAATCTATTTCGGGTCCAACAGGATTAGCGACACATGTACACTTTTGTTACAATATCAAAACAAGACAAGTGGCAAAGATTGATTTCATTCCAATAGGCGATTTCAAGGCATGGCTTCATACCCCAACTCTAACTCGTTGCTAA
- the LOC101512317 gene encoding uncharacterized protein isoform X2, with the protein MKARPKNETKREEDVKEKEVEDGKECDVEILEVKRRKTEKTIGRVKRQRFKSINKCTYSDSRHHDRATNKQNMNIQQNSNSSKNFDLISKLPQELMLAILSLVPLKCLLNSARHVSKPWATAIQACLRGKPPGIYIEIIHATEASYFLNIQDYVKGHSERIYLGLSWRFGEIVAISDGMFLLCDRFRLTYVVNPIIKCCFRIPPLPLSKLHAQFRSTIACVPRTGKFKVFLIDDQNVSGVNWYVFNVLRIGIDNTWKEIVRKEVKLLNYTGLLAWKPVHNGDNDIYWITEEGVIVMDVDKEIIIREYPLPPQPVDTFPLPVYLWTGDCLSFFMDEKDSRTYQIYTLDMDSGKWTLYHEIRPFHNAGICSHMLGFDFNIMATSMIFRFWINDQIIFMVMFVPKSISGPTGLATHVHFCYNIKTRQVAKIDFIPIGDFKAWLHTPTLTRC; encoded by the exons ATGAAAGCTCGTCCTAAAAATGAGACCAAAAGGGAGGAGGACGTTAAAGAAAAAGAGGTCGAAGACGGTAAAGAGTGTGATGTTGAAATCTTGGAAGTGAAAAGGAGGAAGACGGAAAAGACAATTGGTCGAGTTAAAAGGCAGAGatttaaatctataaataagTGCACTTACTCTGACTCACGTCATCATGACCGTGCAACAAACAAGCAGAATATGAATATTCAGCAAAACTCAAATAGTAGTAAGAATTTTGATCTGATTTCAAAGCTTCCTCAAGAGTTGATGCTTGCTATCCTTAGTTTGGTTCCTCTTAAGTGTCTGCTTAACTCTGCAAGGCACGTTTCCAAACCTTGGGCTACTGCTATTCAAGCCTGCCTACGTGGTAAACCACCTGgtatttatattgaaattataCATGCAACAGAGGCTTCTTATTTCTTGAATATTCAAGACTATGTCAAGGGACATTCTGAAAGGATTTATTTGGGACTCTCTTGGAGATTTGGAGAGATAGTCGCCATTTCTGATGGCATGTTTCTGCTTTGTGATCGTTTTAGACTTACTTACGTCGTAAACCCCATCATTAAGTGCTGCTTTAGAATTCCTCCTTTACCCCTTTCAAAACTACACGCTCAATTCCGATCTACTATAGCATGTGTTCCCCGCACTGGCAAGTTCAAG GTGTTCTTAATAGATGACCAAAATGTTTCAGGGGTCAATTGGTATGTTTTCAACGTCCTAAGAATTGGAATTGACAACACATGGAAAGAGATAGTTAGAAAAGAAGTTAAGTTGTTGAATTACACGGGTCTTTTAGCATGGAAACCAGTTCATAATGGAGACAATGATATTTATTGGATAACAGAGGAAGGAGTGATTGTGATGGATGTTGACAAGGAAATTATTATAAGAGAATATCCACTCCCCCCTCAACCAGTGGATACTTTTCCACTTCCAGTTTATTTATGGACGGGAGATTGTCTTTCTTTCTTTATGGATGAAAAAGACAGTAGAACATATCAAATCTATACTTTGGATATGGATTCAGGAAAATGGACTCTTTATCATGAGATTAGACCTTTTCATAATGCGGGTATTTGCAGCCATATGCTTggttttgattttaatataatggCAACGTCTATGATTTTTCGGTTTTGGATCAACGACCAAATTATCTTTATGGTAATGTTTGTTCCAAAATCTATTTCGGGTCCAACAGGATTAGCGACACATGTACACTTTTGTTACAATATCAAAACAAGACAAGTGGCAAAGATTGATTTCATTCCAATAGGCGATTTCAAGGCATGGCTTCATACCCCAACTCTAACTCGTTGCTAA